The following proteins come from a genomic window of Edaphobacter sp. 4G125:
- a CDS encoding alpha,alpha-trehalose-phosphate synthase (UDP-forming), which produces MYLANGDTANLEQLVRRFSNRDHLMGIGIYDHNGSQLVLSRELSSLLSTTPDALEDALKYDRPENRFTRIHFRRVYLLAAPLHARDKSAIGGIVLVYETAYIRAETFRIWSRVFIHIAGQVLVIVAITLLIIRWSLVGPIARAAQWMKGLRTGKSIAQPPSKDLDFLAPLAREMAPLAESMKQARAAAEIEARLRNTNESLWTAQRLAEHVRGKLNGSGLFVVSNREPYIHNRQGNEITVTVPASGLVTAIEPILCACNGTWIAQGSGSADAETVDSHDRLQVPPDDPKYTLRRVWLTAEEEEGYYYGFANEGLWPLCHMAHTRPTFRASDWDYYQKINERFADALMEEMEGEEHPVVLIQDYHFALLPHMVKDRMPHARVAIFWHIPWPNPEAFSICPWQKELLDGLLGADLIGFHVQAHCNNFMSTVDRVLEARVDWEHFSVKRNNHWSSVLPFPISVEMAEMPESHPERSAEEERSALIAELGIEASFLGVGVDRVDYTKGIVERFLAVESFLERHPRYQGKFTFIQIGAPTRSNIPRYADFQKEVQVEANRINDRFKQGKWKPIVFLNRQHSHKEVRRYYRAAHLCMVTSLHDGMNLVAKEYVASRDDERGVLILSRFTGAARELRDAIIVNPYDIQETGEAIAKALEMDTSEVIDRMQRMRRTIREHNIYWWAGTLIGELCELRLER; this is translated from the coding sequence ATGTATCTTGCCAATGGAGATACCGCAAATCTCGAGCAACTAGTGCGACGCTTCAGCAATCGCGATCATTTGATGGGGATCGGTATCTATGACCACAACGGCTCTCAGCTGGTCCTAAGTCGCGAACTCAGTTCACTGCTTTCTACGACTCCTGACGCATTGGAAGATGCGCTTAAATACGATCGCCCCGAAAACAGATTTACCCGAATTCATTTCCGCCGCGTCTACCTGCTAGCTGCGCCACTTCACGCTCGCGATAAAAGTGCAATCGGCGGAATCGTCCTGGTTTACGAGACTGCTTATATTCGAGCCGAGACTTTTCGAATCTGGAGTCGCGTCTTTATTCACATTGCCGGCCAGGTTCTGGTCATTGTCGCGATTACCCTGCTCATTATTCGCTGGAGTCTTGTTGGTCCCATTGCGCGGGCTGCACAGTGGATGAAGGGTCTTCGCACCGGAAAATCTATCGCACAGCCGCCAAGTAAAGATCTTGACTTCCTGGCCCCTTTAGCCAGGGAGATGGCGCCTTTGGCGGAAAGCATGAAACAGGCGCGTGCCGCCGCGGAGATTGAAGCGCGCCTGCGAAATACGAATGAATCGCTTTGGACTGCTCAGCGTCTTGCAGAGCACGTTCGAGGCAAGCTAAACGGTAGCGGGTTGTTTGTTGTCTCCAATCGAGAACCGTACATCCACAATCGACAAGGGAATGAAATTACCGTCACCGTTCCTGCCAGTGGGCTTGTTACTGCAATTGAGCCCATCCTTTGTGCATGCAATGGAACCTGGATCGCTCAAGGCAGCGGAAGCGCCGACGCAGAAACCGTGGACAGCCATGACCGGCTACAGGTTCCACCCGATGATCCGAAGTACACTCTACGGCGAGTCTGGCTGACTGCGGAAGAAGAAGAAGGCTATTATTACGGATTCGCAAATGAAGGGTTATGGCCGCTATGCCACATGGCGCACACACGACCAACCTTCCGAGCTTCAGACTGGGACTACTATCAGAAGATTAACGAGCGCTTTGCCGATGCTCTGATGGAAGAGATGGAAGGAGAAGAGCATCCTGTAGTTCTCATCCAGGATTATCACTTCGCGCTTCTTCCCCACATGGTAAAAGATCGCATGCCTCATGCAAGGGTAGCGATCTTTTGGCATATTCCATGGCCCAATCCAGAAGCATTCAGCATTTGCCCGTGGCAGAAGGAACTCCTGGACGGGCTTCTTGGTGCCGATCTGATCGGTTTCCACGTGCAAGCCCACTGCAACAATTTTATGAGCACCGTCGACCGCGTACTTGAAGCAAGAGTGGATTGGGAACATTTCTCAGTCAAACGAAATAATCACTGGTCCTCAGTGCTTCCGTTCCCCATCAGCGTAGAGATGGCAGAGATGCCGGAATCCCATCCGGAGCGGAGCGCCGAAGAAGAACGCAGTGCGCTTATCGCTGAGCTTGGAATAGAAGCAAGCTTTCTTGGAGTGGGCGTGGATCGCGTCGACTACACCAAAGGGATTGTAGAGAGATTCCTTGCGGTGGAATCTTTCCTTGAACGCCATCCACGGTATCAGGGGAAATTTACATTTATCCAGATCGGGGCACCCACACGAAGCAATATCCCACGATACGCCGACTTTCAAAAAGAGGTGCAGGTCGAAGCAAACCGCATCAACGATCGCTTCAAACAAGGGAAATGGAAGCCTATCGTCTTCTTAAACCGACAGCATTCTCATAAAGAGGTCCGACGATACTATCGCGCGGCTCATCTGTGCATGGTCACATCACTTCACGATGGCATGAATCTCGTCGCCAAAGAATATGTTGCTTCTCGTGACGATGAACGCGGCGTTCTGATTCTTAGCCGATTTACTGGAGCAGCACGAGAGCTGCGAGATGCCATCATCGTCAATCCCTACGACATTCAAGAGACCGGAGAAGCAATTGCCAAAGCTCTGGAGATGGATACCTCAGAGGTTATTGACCGTATGCAGCGAATGCGTCGCACCATAAGAGAACACAATATCTATTGGTGGGCGGGAACTCTTATTGGTGAACTATGCGAGCTAAGACTCGAGCGATAG
- the otsB gene encoding trehalose-phosphatase, protein MSKDFSVPAEFWEQLQLSEKSALLLDYDGTLAPFQIERDQAYPYIGVLPLLEDILRSKRTRMVVITGRPVPEAQALLSPLAGFEIWGAHGLDYLQLDGTIKKYTIAPELILLLEKAEQQLRTKELSDLLEAKPGGVAVHWRGLSEQEREKVRLETLTEWTALSETPGIKLLQFDGGLELRIAHPDKGDAIRAILEDLPNDVPTAFLGDDITDEDGFRALEDRGLPILVRDAYRSTNATAWIKPPEELLAFLTRWRDIVTHQK, encoded by the coding sequence ATGTCAAAGGACTTCTCCGTCCCTGCTGAATTCTGGGAACAACTCCAATTATCCGAAAAGTCGGCGTTGCTATTGGACTACGATGGAACGCTTGCACCCTTCCAGATAGAACGAGACCAGGCATACCCATACATTGGAGTTTTACCGCTCCTTGAAGATATCTTGCGTTCCAAACGAACCCGGATGGTTGTTATCACAGGCCGCCCGGTTCCCGAGGCGCAGGCCCTACTCTCTCCACTGGCGGGATTTGAGATATGGGGAGCACATGGGCTGGACTATCTCCAATTGGATGGAACGATCAAAAAATACACTATCGCTCCTGAACTGATACTTCTTCTCGAAAAAGCAGAGCAACAATTGCGCACCAAGGAATTATCGGACCTGCTCGAAGCCAAACCAGGAGGAGTTGCCGTTCATTGGCGAGGTCTCTCTGAACAAGAACGCGAAAAGGTGCGATTAGAAACGTTGACAGAATGGACCGCTCTCTCTGAAACCCCGGGCATCAAGCTTCTTCAATTCGATGGAGGACTGGAATTGCGGATAGCTCATCCTGACAAAGGGGATGCGATACGAGCTATCCTTGAAGATCTTCCGAACGATGTTCCAACCGCATTTTTAGGCGACGACATCACCGATGAAGATGGCTTTCGAGCTTTGGAGGATCGCGGTTTACCAATCCTTGTCCGCGATGCTTATCGCTCTACAAATGCAACAGCATGGATAAAGCCGCCGGAAGAGCTTTTAGCCTTTCTAACACGATGGAGAGACATCGTGACTCATCAAAAATAA
- the dgt gene encoding dGTP triphosphohydrolase, translating into MLNMTKDRRRCAVAGDAADPLTARIYPAPERAGRTAFQRDRERVIQSRAFRRLAGKTQVFTSRSSDHFRSRLTHTIEVAEIARAAASRLGLNEDLAETLALVHDIGHPPFGHAGERALDRCLREHGLSFDHNLHALRIVEHFEQRYAAHRGLNLTLGVREGIIKHSRDYTVEEHPELKEYFLDQSPPLEAQLIDLADEIAYLTADLDDGVESGLLEIGHIRDNVAIVGRCYQSVEEKHPGVEEKYLFHEALQLMQNVLTEDLIATTRTNTEAMAANSLADIRKHPKRLALFSQPIEAERLQEKRYLYDTLYTCDHLEREHDKAEEVVTALFNFWVMEPEELPQSYIDELESDGVARVVADYIGGMTDSFILEQYAQVKRAIRR; encoded by the coding sequence ATGTTGAATATGACAAAGGATCGCAGACGATGTGCTGTGGCCGGAGATGCCGCAGACCCGCTCACAGCCCGTATCTATCCGGCACCTGAGCGCGCTGGACGAACGGCCTTTCAGCGCGACCGTGAACGTGTGATCCAATCGCGTGCATTTCGAAGGCTGGCGGGGAAAACGCAAGTTTTTACCAGCAGATCGTCCGATCATTTTCGCAGCAGATTAACGCACACGATTGAAGTAGCTGAGATTGCGCGTGCGGCAGCATCGCGATTGGGATTGAACGAAGATCTGGCAGAAACCCTCGCGCTGGTGCATGATATTGGTCATCCTCCATTTGGCCATGCTGGAGAGAGGGCTTTGGATCGATGCCTGCGCGAACACGGCTTGAGTTTTGACCATAACCTTCATGCATTGCGCATCGTAGAACACTTCGAACAGCGTTATGCCGCTCATCGAGGTTTGAACCTGACTCTGGGAGTTCGCGAAGGGATTATTAAGCACTCGAGAGATTACACCGTCGAGGAACATCCTGAGCTGAAGGAGTATTTTTTGGATCAGAGCCCACCGCTGGAGGCACAGCTTATTGACCTAGCAGACGAGATTGCATACCTCACAGCGGACCTTGACGATGGAGTCGAGTCGGGCCTTTTGGAGATTGGTCATATCCGCGACAACGTTGCGATTGTAGGCCGATGTTATCAGAGTGTAGAAGAGAAACATCCGGGAGTAGAAGAGAAGTATCTCTTCCATGAAGCGTTACAGCTGATGCAGAATGTACTGACAGAAGACCTGATCGCAACGACGCGGACAAATACAGAGGCGATGGCAGCGAATTCGCTTGCAGATATTCGGAAGCATCCTAAACGGCTGGCGCTGTTTTCTCAACCGATCGAAGCGGAGCGGCTGCAGGAGAAACGTTACCTTTACGATACGTTATATACCTGCGATCACCTGGAACGGGAGCATGATAAGGCCGAAGAAGTTGTCACGGCACTCTTCAACTTCTGGGTTATGGAGCCAGAAGAATTGCCTCAAAGCTATATCGACGAGTTGGAGAGTGACGGTGTGGCTCGCGTCGTTGCCGATTATATCGGGGGCATGACAGATAGCTTCATCCTGGAACAATATGCGCAGGTCAAGCGAGCGATTCGACGCTGA
- a CDS encoding DUF4126 domain-containing protein: MHFSAANITALIVAASFAGGLNIYATVLTLGVLARTHWVALPPGLEGVGSTWILIVCGFMFVIEFFADKIPGFDVIWNGLQTIVRVPVAGLIAYHASSQLSPQLQLLATAIGAGIALATHGSKTALRTAVTPSPEPVSNIALSSTEDALAVGLTWFATHHPIVAASMAIALLVITFFIARALLRAIQKPLKKIFRPDLDDAIPAERKTQG; the protein is encoded by the coding sequence ATGCACTTTTCAGCGGCAAACATTACGGCGCTTATCGTAGCTGCCAGTTTTGCGGGTGGCCTAAATATATATGCAACAGTTCTGACACTGGGAGTTTTAGCGCGTACGCATTGGGTTGCATTGCCGCCAGGATTAGAAGGGGTAGGGAGCACGTGGATTCTTATCGTCTGCGGGTTTATGTTTGTCATCGAATTTTTTGCAGACAAGATTCCAGGATTCGATGTGATCTGGAATGGGTTGCAAACGATTGTGCGTGTTCCGGTCGCAGGATTGATCGCTTATCATGCCAGCTCGCAGCTTTCCCCGCAGCTGCAATTGTTGGCAACCGCGATCGGAGCTGGCATAGCTTTGGCAACTCACGGCTCCAAGACGGCCTTGCGTACCGCGGTTACTCCCAGTCCGGAGCCCGTATCGAATATTGCGTTGAGCTCCACAGAAGATGCGCTGGCGGTCGGATTGACCTGGTTTGCAACGCATCATCCGATCGTTGCCGCTTCGATGGCCATTGCTCTTCTTGTGATTACTTTCTTCATCGCACGTGCCTTGTTGCGGGCTATCCAGAAGCCACTGAAGAAAATCTTTCGCCCCGATTTGGACGATGCAATTCCAGCGGAACGTAAGACTCAAGGGTGA
- a CDS encoding M23 family metallopeptidase: MNALSRTLQFAAFFLLYLSFALSQQPVSVSWTPETLVNGSPCLFAIKARQATSITGNWQGHSLEFFKAKDKPDTWYALAGVDVGTKSGNYDLTVEMIQGDSSQTIHRTISVTPAPYKEIPLTVPEKYVKPDTTAQQKIAADQEIKNKAFAGSEDYPVWIGRFSPPLHSAPRTDSFGTRRLFNGSLASIHRGLDYRAKTGTPVMATNNGRVVLARSLYYEGNCVIIDHGLGLMTLYMHLSKFKVKEGQRVKRGQIIALSGGTGRATGTHLHLSVRWHGEYLDPARLFALSLPTLKDTPSSMLHP; encoded by the coding sequence ATGAATGCTTTGAGCAGAACACTACAATTCGCTGCCTTTTTTCTGCTTTATCTTTCCTTCGCCTTATCGCAACAGCCTGTATCCGTTTCATGGACACCTGAAACTCTCGTCAATGGATCGCCTTGCCTCTTTGCCATCAAAGCGCGTCAAGCAACTTCCATCACTGGAAACTGGCAGGGACATTCTCTAGAGTTCTTCAAAGCGAAGGATAAACCGGATACATGGTACGCCTTGGCTGGAGTTGATGTGGGAACTAAATCGGGCAATTACGATCTCACTGTTGAAATGATCCAAGGAGATTCCTCGCAGACAATACACCGAACAATTTCAGTAACGCCTGCGCCCTACAAAGAGATTCCACTGACTGTTCCAGAGAAGTACGTAAAACCGGATACAACAGCACAACAAAAGATTGCTGCAGATCAGGAGATCAAAAACAAAGCCTTTGCAGGCTCTGAAGACTATCCCGTTTGGATAGGACGATTTTCTCCTCCTCTGCATAGCGCTCCGCGCACCGATTCCTTTGGAACAAGACGCCTCTTCAACGGATCCCTTGCAAGCATTCACCGCGGATTAGACTATCGCGCGAAAACCGGAACACCTGTCATGGCAACAAATAATGGACGAGTTGTACTCGCTCGCTCACTCTACTACGAAGGAAACTGCGTCATCATCGATCACGGGCTTGGCCTGATGACGCTCTATATGCATTTATCGAAGTTCAAAGTAAAAGAAGGGCAGAGGGTAAAGCGAGGACAGATTATAGCGCTTAGCGGAGGTACCGGACGAGCCACCGGGACGCATCTGCATCTCAGTGTCCGCTGGCATGGAGAGTATCTCGATCCTGCAAGGTTGTTCGCACTTAGCCTGCCAACTCTGAAAGATACACCCTCTTCTATGCTTCACCCTTGA